The following DNA comes from Desulfobacterales bacterium.
GCAATGCGCCGACCCAGTGACCGGATCTTCGTTAATACCGGCTGCCGGCGCAAAAAACCGCGAAATAAAATCACACGTTTCCTTATCCGAGCGGCTGGTAACGATAAATCCTCGTCCGGAAATCTCATTGAGCATGGAAAAATTCGGCGCCATATTCCGTACGGTATCAGCCGAAGCAAATTCTAGAAGATAATCAAATCGATTTTTACCAACATACAGCGCATCAGCCCCAAAGGCTTTGAAGACCTCTTGCGGGAAATCAGCAGGCTTCTCGGGCTCAGCCGGAAAGTCCATTTCGATCCAGGAATCTTTGCGTACGGCGCTCAGAAGACCGCTTTGGGTATAAAATCGTGCCGGGCTGTCTGCCGGCAAAAAACCTTGCTCCCACAAAATATGGGCGCTGGCCAAAGTGGCATGCCCGCACAATTCAACCTCGACCGCTGGGGTAAACCAGCGAAGGTGATAACCGTCATCCTGTTCTACCAAAAAAGCGGTTTCTGACAAATTCATTTCATTGGCCACCTGCTGCATCCAGGTCTCATCGACGGCTTGCGACAGCACACAAACACCTGCCGGATTGCCAGCAAATGGCGTGTCTGTAAAGGCATCGACTTGAAATATGTCCTGCTTCATTCACCCCTCCTTTTTGCATAAAAATTAATGAGAAATCTAAAATATATTCAATGATAGCATGGTCATTAAACAAGTTCTGTAATATAAATTGCCGATCAAGTATAAAGGATAAATATCATTTTATCTCATAAATTTTCATGCAAAATATGGTAAAAGGTTACATGCGATTTCTAAAACCTTGAACGATTGAACCTTTGAACCCTGAACCTTTTCTTACGAGCGCAGCGTGGCAATCAGCCTCAATGGATGTTGTAACAACTGCAGCGCGGAAACAATATCAGAGCAAACAATATCGGCGGCAGCGACCGTACCAGCCGCGGCCCCCTCCTGCAATATGACGGTAATACCCAGGGCCGCCTCCTTTAGCATGAGGCGATCGTTACGCCCGTTGCCCACACAAACAACATGATCAATTCCCAGCGCCTTGATGTAGTTTAGCTTGCCCATATCCTGGGCATCCGGGGCAAGAATCGAAAGCCGGCAGTCAAGACCTTCTAAATTGTCATGAACGTTGCCGAAAGTATCAGCCGTTAGAACATGCACCTGCAGCGTATCCGCCAGGGACGTCAGGTTTTCGCTGACACCCGCGATTAGCGCCCCATCACAGGCAATCGTCCCGTTATAGTCCAAAACGATATGCTTCAGTTGTAATGTTTTGTGTCCGGGGATATTGATTTCGAGCATCTTTCATTTCCTGATGATGTGATCTTTACAAAAGCGTTTATGGAGATGGCGATACGTTCAGGCGATATGTTTGTCCATGGCTTGTTTCATTCGAGCCAGCGCCTCTTCCAACTGTTGCCGCTGACAGCCAAAATTAAGACGCACAAATCCGGGGCCGCCAAATTCGATGCCGTCCTGAAGACCCACAGCGGCATTTTCAAAAAACCGTGCGGGTGTCGGCAAGTCAGCGTTGCGCACATCGATCCAGGCCAAATAGGTGGCTTCAACCGGCGCCATGGAAAGCGTTGGCATGGCGGCCATAGCCTGCGCTACCGTGTCCCGGTTGCCGCGAAGGTAATCCAGTAGTTGTGTATGCCAGTCAGCGCAGCCCCGATAGGCGGCTTCAGCAGCCGTATAGCCCATAACGTTAACATGCGGGACAATGCCTGCCGTGGCCTTGATAAAGCGTTTACGCAGATCTTTATCAGAGATGACGGCGAAAGCACACCCCAGACCCGGCAAATTATAGGTTTTGCTGGGCGACATCAAAGTAATGGTCCGCCGGGCGATGGCCGCATCGAGGGTTGCCGTCGGGATGTGGTTCTTATCGTCGTCCAGAATTAATTCGCAATGAATCTCATCGGAACAGATAATGATATCGTGTTTTTCACAGATAGCCGCCAGAGTGGTGAGTTCGTCGCGACTGAATACCCGTCCGACCGGATTATGCGGATTGCAGAGTATAAACAGTCGTGTGTTGGGGGTTATCGCTTTTTCCAGACGATCGAAATCAAATGACCATTGATTGTCTTTTTCCCGCAGGGGCACTTTTATCAAGTTGCGCCGGGAGTTTTGGGGGGCAGTCAGAAAGTGGGGATAAACCGGTATGGCTGTCATGACATCATCATTGTCCTGACCGACGGCACGGCAGGCCACATTAAAGCCGGTTACCAGCCCGGGCAACCACACCTGCCATTCGGGTTGTGTGGTCCAGCCATAATCGGCTTCAAGCTTTTCAACCACGAGGGCCTTTAAACTTTCCGGTGCAATCGTATATCCGAAAACACCATGGTCAATGCGCTGGCGCAGGGCTTCAATAACGGCCGGCGGTGAACAAAAATCCATGTCGGCCACCCACAGCGGGATGATGTTGCGATCCTTGTATTTGTCCCATTTCATACTGGCGGTATTTCGCCGCTCTACCGGTAGGCTAAAATCGAAACACGCGTCTTTTTTCACAGTCTGATTTTCCTTAATTTCATATTTGCTACCTGATCAGCAACTTATTGTGACGGGGGCTAATTCGATGCCATCTTACAAACCTCAAATAGCTGAATCTGTATCCATAAGTCAACGGGCAATCGATCAGCTAAGTTTGTAAGTTCAATTTAGGTTGAATTCGAAGTGCTCATCAAAAAGGTAGGGATCGTCGAAATGTGCCCGTCCGACGAATTTGATGGCATGATGACCGCGCTGTCGCATACGACCAACTTGAGGAACACCCATGGGGATAAAGATATCCGATTCCACCCGTTCCGTATATTTTGCGATGCCCCTTGAGTTAAATATACTTTCATGCCGGGCATCTGCTTTCGGCAGCATCTCTAAGCGATCGTAGGGCTCGAATTGATAGGGCCTGTAATCGGATGGCATGCTGCGAGACCCTATATGCTCCACCTGGTGCCATCCTGACATAACGCGAATGGCCAATCTTTGTCGGGGGTAATCATCCGGCAGCCAGGCTGGCACGAAGGCATCGATTGCCATTGGTGAAGGTAAAATCCGTTCAACCCTCTCATGGCGCGGAACATAAAAATGATAACAGCCGCAGTTGTTCATGACATCGACCATGAAAGGGCTGCCGTTTTCATCCAAACTGACGCGTATGGTTAATCCGTCCAGATTGCCGCGTTCGATGCGTGGCGAATTGGGCCCGCTGCGTTCCGAATACCAGATCACATAATTGATCTGTAATATTGGCGTGTTGTTTAAATAGGCATGTGAAAAATAAAAATACATCAGAGGCCTGTCGGCGTCCACGCTTACCTGCCGGACCGTCCATACAACCGCACCAAGTTTATCATAATCGGCGGCCTCATCCTGAATAATAAGCGGCGCAAACATCGCCAGCAATTTGTTTTGATCGTCCACCGAAGGCAAAGGAATGCCCAGTGGGTTTTTCCTGGACCGTTCCATCATCTTGCGAATTTCCGGCCCGGAGAATGCCATCCAATCTGCTGGTCCATAAGTGGTTAAGGTGCCCAGAATCGGCCGCTCATCTTCAGGCAATTGATGCCATTCAGCAATCTCGTTATTGACGCGCAGGGTGACAATGGCAACCGGAATGGCAGCCAGGGGGTACAAACCAAAAACCCGCATCAGGGTGGAATACTCACTTGAGTCTTGAACAGCCACGTTCAAAACTTCAAAGAAATCAGGCTGACGTTGATCATGGGTTAGCAGTTGATCGGAAGCAACCACAACTTTGGCCATTAAATTTTCACGACCCGGCCCCAAACCGAAATCGGTGACCAATCGTTGCACCTGGGCTGCCGGCAAATTCTGGATTTCCGCTTTGCGGGCAGCTAAATTCAATTGCTGCAGCAAAAAAACCCATTGACGTCTTTGAGCATCATTTTCCAGCCGCTGTTTTAGGGAAACAAGAAACCGATTGGCCCGTAAATAGGGAAAACCTTCGATTCGAAAATCAGCGCCGTGTCCCACCCCGGTCTTGTAAACGGCAGCATCCAGCTCTGCGAAAAAACGGACTGTTTCCGGCGGCCTTTGCGAATCGCTTTCAAATCGATATGCAACCCGGCTCGCACAACCTATGGCAGCAACGATGACCACTATGACCATCAGAACACTGTTACGATGCCTAAACCGCATAGATACCCACCCCTTTGGTCCGCATAAAAGCTTCGGTTCAAAAACCCTTGCCATAATTAATCTTAAGTTTAGCCTGCCCCGGATTTTATTCCCCCACACTGGCTGTCTTTTTGGGGAATCGCTCAAAACCGAAAGTTAACACACTTTAGGATCGCATGACGGTGCCTATAATGCTGCGCTAATCTTTTTTGGTTCGCAAAAGAGCATCGTAGGCCCGAGTTAATTCAACAAACTTTTCCTGATCACCGCCCTGATCCGGGTGAAGAGCCCGTGCTCTGCGCCGGAAAAGACGACTCAGCTCCTGTCGGTTCAATTTTTGGAGAGTGTCTTCGGTCTCATTGAAAATCGAGCTGGCGTCTTTCATACTAACCGTATTGTCACGTGACGGTGATTGATGAAAACGTCGGCTGTTAATAAAGTTGCGAATGTAGTCTTCCACCCAGGAACGCGGCGCAAAATCGAAATCAAAGAACATGAACAGATAGCGCACTAAGTATTCATGCAGCCAACCATCAAACGCCATACCAGCCCAAAAATCCGGGTCACCATTTAATTTGCAGATTTCCGCAATGAAGTAATCGTCGATATCCTTTTGCTTTAAAAACTGTGGCTTTTTGGCAGCAAACGATTCGGCAAAGAAACGGTTGATATCAAAAATGACATAGCTGTAAGCTTTATATTCTCGGGGGTTTAATTGTCGCTCCATGTGGATAAATTGCTGCTCAATTTCGTCTCTGGATTTGTGGCGCAATACATTGAAAACTTTATGTGGCACAAGCCACAAATAGCCCTGCTCCATACGGCCAAATTTAAGATAATGCAACCGGCGTTTATCGAAAATATGCACCTGCAGCTTGGTTTTGGCCGGCGCACCACTGGGTACCCTTACCTGTTGTGAACGTTTGCCTCGATTGCGAAAATGCTCCAATGCGTGTTGAATCCGCGGATTTAAAAACGGCCAAAAAATATCTTCAAGGTCATCTGCCGGCGTGGATACGCCCAGTCCTTCTAAATGATCTTCGATGTCCGGGTCGACATAAAATGCGTTTCCTCCCGGATAGATAATGTGCTCACCCGGATTGGTGCCCAGGTCAAATAAATCCCGGCTTACGTAATGTTGGCCGTCCCAGTAGGATTCCCGGATATAATAATGCAGCACACCTTCGATGGTTTTACGCGCTAGATACATTCCTGGTTGTTTCCCCTCAAAAGCATTATTCAGTTTTTTCCAGTCTATCGGTTTCTAAAGCGTTAGGTTTCAGTGTTTAGGTGAAGGCTGAGATACCCGTAATCTCCTGCCCCAACACCAGCGTATGCATACTGCTCGTCCCCTCCAAAGCACTGATCGCCTCCAGATCGCATAAATGCCGGATGACATGGTGATCCGCCAGGATACCCCGCGCCCCGAGGATATCCCTCGCAATGCGTGCGATCTTAATAGCTTCCTGCACGTTGTTCATTTTTGCCAGCGATATTTGTGCCGGCCGGGCTTGGTGAGCATCTAGTAATCGCCCCAGATGAAAATTAATTAACTGCGCTTTGGTGATTTCAATCAGCATGCGAGCCAACCGATCTTGAACCAGCTGATAGCCGGCAATGGCACGATCGAATACCTGCCGCTCAAGGGCAAACTGTCTGGCTGTCTGATAACAGGCAATGGCTGATCCAACTGCACCGCAGGCAACGCCATATCTGGCAAAATTAAGGCATTCAAATATGGATTTGAGACCGTTGGCATTCGGCAAGATGCTATCCGCATCAACTCTACAGTCCTTTAGATCAATAAGCGCCGTCGGGGAGGTCCGATAGGAAAATTTACGCTGAATTGCCGTGGCGCGAAACCCGGGTCTGTCGGATTCCACCAGAAAACCCCTAATTTCTCCTTCGTATTTTGCCCAGATAATGGCCACTTTTGCCATTGTACCATTGGTAATCCACATTTTCTTACCATTCAGAACATATCCATTTTTCGTCTTTTGCGCCCACGTCTCCATACCGCTGGGATTTGAGCCATATCCCGGTTCAGATAAACCAAAACAGCCAATAATGTTGCCGCGGGCCATTTTAGGCAGCCATTTTTTGCGCTGTTTCTCTGAACCAAACTGATAAATGGGGAACATGACCAGGGAATTTTGAACCGAAAACATGGCCCGCAGGCCGCTGTCACAACGACTCAATTCCTGACAGATGAGACCATAAACGGCGTGGCTGCGCGGTTTGCATCGGTGGCCATCGACATGCACCCCCAAAAGGCCCAGCTCAGCCATTCTTGGAATCAGCTGCACGGGAAAAGTTGCCTTGTCAAAATGTTCAGCGATGACCGGCATACATTCCTGGTCTACAAATGCGCGAACGATACCTCTAATGGTCTTTTCTTCTTTGCTGAGCAAGGTGTCAATCTGGTAAAAATCAACATTTTCGCCTGTAGTCATTAGCGATCTCCTGCTGTGGTAGGATTTGCATATGAGTTATCATAAGACCCCATGAGAAAAAGAGCAACCAATGACGGTGCACATCGTCGGCGATTCTTGTTTTTTGGACTCAAATGGTTAGAATGTCGTATGATAGATGCAAATACATCTCTGACATCACAGGAATGGAGGAAATCATGCAATATCGCCAGCTGGGACTATCGGGCATTCAAATTTCGTCGATTATCATGGGCCTCTGGCAGGCCGGCAAAGAGATGTGGGTCGGCATAGATGACCAAGAAACCATCCGAGCGATTCGTGCGGCCTATGAAGCCGGTATGACCACATTCGACACAGCCGAAGCCTATGGTAAAGGACATTCGGAGAAAATACTGGCATCGGCAATATCCGATCACCGCAATCAGGTTATTTATGCCACTAAGGTATTTGCTAACCATCTCAAACACGATCAGGTGCTGGCAGCCTGCGAGCGTTCACTCAAAAACCTGCAGACGGATTATATTGACCTCTATCAAATCCACTGGCCCTCGGATTCATTTGGCTTTAAACCGGTGCCCATTTCAGAGACAATGAAGGCGATGAATTTACTAAAAGAGCAGGGAAAAATCCGCTCGATCGGCGTTTCCAACTTTTCGCGCTCTCAGCTTCAGGAAGCACTTCAATACGGCCGCATCGACAGCCTGCAACCACCGTATTCCCTTTTCTGGCGACATATAGAAAAAGATCTGATGCCCTTCTGTGCTGACAACCATATCACTGTTTTGGCTTACTCATCCATGGCTCAGGGGTTTTTAACGGGCAGATTTGGGCCGGGTCACAAATTTGAAAAAGGGGATGTGCGGGCAAAAAATAGATTGTTTCAGCCGGATATGTATGCCCGCGTTCAGGAAGCCCTCTCCCGCCTGGAACCGCTTGCAAAGCAACATAATGTTACGCTAGGTCAATTGGCCTTGGGCTGGGTCATATCGCATGCGGGCACCTGTGCCATTGCCGGTGCTCGAAATGCCCATCAAGCAATCGACAACGCGGCGGCAGGCGCCTTGATCCTATCGCAACAAGATCTGGCCAAAATCGATGAAATTGGGCGCGGTGTTACCGATTATCTGGATGATAATCCGGTGATGTGGGATTTCTAGCATTTGAAAGGGTAGAAGTGATGATAGCAGTATCCCTGCGGGTCTCCCCATTTCATTTCTGTATCAATTAGGCATTGCCCGATCATCTGTTTGGATATCTCTTCATAATCAGGGCGTTGCTCCTCTTGTCGTTTACACTCCATACATATGGCTTGATGATCATATACCGATAAAATCCGATGATCATCGCTGCCAATTTGTTTGTCGCAACGATTGCATTGTATGGCGCAGGTTAGCTGCTCTACCCACTGGTCAGCCATCAGATATCCTCCTTATCTAAATTGAGCGCTTCGAATAATTTCATCACCAGAATGTTTATTTCTTTATATCATTCACCAAATCCTTGATTATGGCAACAACATTTCGTCCCCTTTCGCGTGCAATGCGATGCGCATCCGCGACAATTTGAGATGCCTGAATGTTGAGCTCCGCCTGATTGGGCACTGTTTTGCCCAGCTTTTGGTAGCGCCAGGTGATAAATCGTATGGCCAGGCGCTCCTCCTGCTGTTTGAAAAAACCCATTTCTCCAGTTCCTGTTTTCCCAGGGCATTATGCATCAACGAATAGATGATACTGTAATGGTGATGTTTATGGCTATTGGCTTATGATCAGTTGCAGCCAGCTGCCAGGAACCAGCAGCCAGTGGCCTGCTCAGGCTGACCCCTTTTGCCGATAGCATACACTTAAAACCAGCCGCTCTAAAATTAGTTTGGGATCCTGGCCGCTGGTTTTAAGCTCACGGTCAGTTGCGTTCAAATGGTCAACGGCGGCCATCAGTTCTGTTTTCGTAAACCGAGCCGATTTCTTTAACAGCTGATAAACGGGATAGCTATTTTTAGGATTTCTGGCAAGCACTAAATCGGTTTGAATCTTCTTTTTTTTCGAATCTTTACCGCCTTTAGCAAGACCATCAACATCTTCAACCATATATTCAGGCTGCTCCCATTGTTCAAGGGTTCGGCGCAAGGATTGGTCATAATCCACAATCGATGGCATCATATTTTGTTGAAAAGCGTTGTATGAGACCCCAGCATGCCATCCTCTTCCTGCCTCGCTGGCGGTAAAATCCTTGGCCAGCAGCAACCGCCTGATCTGATTAACAATTGCCGAAAGGATCTGTAAGGGATGAAATCCACCAGCGATGAGAGAATTGATATAAAATAGGGCTTTTGACACCTGTCGGTCTGCTATGGCATTGGTCAGCTCATAGATCGGATCCTGTTTAGTGCGTTTCAAAACAGAGGTCACATCTTTTTCGGTAATCGTATCCCGATCGCCAACATAGTCCACTAATTTCTCAAGATTGCCGCAGAATGTTCTCAGGTCAAAGCCGGTCATATCCAGCAGTGCCGCATAGGCAACTTTGTCCATTTTTTTGTTTGCCGGCTGAAGGATTTCGACCACTTTTTTTTGCAAGATAGCGTCTTGCGCTATCCGGTCTGCGCGACGCTCCCCTTTGGGAACCCGACAGTCAATGATAACACCCTGTTCCTTTACCAGCTTGTACAACCCCAGTCGCTTGTCAACCACGTCAGTGGTAATTACCAGGTGATTGTTGGCTGGAAATCCCTTTTTGATCGCTTTTTGCAGCGCCCCGGGCAAATCCGCCGGCGGGGGGATGTTGAGATCACTTTGTTGGCAGTATTCGATAAGGTCATCCAACCATTCATCGCTTTTGATTAAATCTTGCGCAAACGATAGTGTGGATTGACGGTTCGACGGCGCAACATCATCAAACGACAGGCTTAAGTTACCCATCAAGCTTAATAAATATTTGGCGGCTTTGCTTTTATTGTCATCATCATAGGCTTTTTTTGAATTTTCCATCAAGCGGGTCTTATCCTGGGTGGCATGAAAAATTCTTGATTCCAACAAAGCAACCACTTTGGTCCCGGGTATCAAAGAAAAGGTGTTAACCCGTTCAATCACATCATAGATATTCTCAACAACGCCTTCCATAGGATCATAGTTTGCATGCCGTTTTTTTTCCGGCAGCAACACATCCAGCAGCTTTGAATAGGCTGTTTTGACCAGCAGTTCTTCACCGAACAACAAATAGACGGGCGCAAATGGCTTTTCGGAATCACCACCCAGATCCTTTAAGTACTTTGGCAGCAATTGATGGTTGAGTTCAGGCATTTTGCTGTGGCTGTCAATTGATGGTTGTCCGTCATCTGTTGCAGACAAACAGAGAAAAAAGGGTATGGTGTTGAACTCCTGGATACCGGCAAACACCACAAAGCACAACGTAAAGCACCATTGGATCCGGCAGCGAAAGTTTGACATCTATAACGCGCCGCAAGCGATCACCCGAGCCGAAGCCGACATCAAGCGGCCAGATTCTATTCGGGCATTTTTTTAAAAATGATATGGTAAAGAAATATCCCAATTCCAACAGAAATGGCGCTGTCGGCAATATTAAATGCGGGCCAGTGCCAGTTTCCCACATAGAAATCCAGAAAATCGATTACCATTCCAAATCGAATCCGGTCGATGAGGTTTCCGATGGCGCCGCCAAAAATCAAGGCAAATGCGGCTGCCAGCGCGACGTATTGCCTGGGTGTTTTTTTGTAGAAATAAAAAATTAATCCGACTGCCAAAGACGAGATAAATAAAAAAATAATGCTTCGCAGGGTCGGGCTCAGATTCGCCATAAGCCCAAAGGCACCGCCCGGATTGTATATATGGGTCAGATTAAAAAAACCGTCGATCACCGGGATCGTCGTGTGTTGTGGGACGGCGCGCAGAACGATTTCTTTGGAAATCTGATCCAGCGCAATGACCCCTCCGGCGATCACCGCCAGCTTGATATATTTGTTGTTGAGCATGTCTTCTTTACAAAGGTTCCAAGGTTCAGGGTTCTGCGTTCAGGGTTAAACCATAAAAGTCAACAGCTGTCTGGTCTCACGAATGTCGCCATTAACCGGCTAATCATTCAATATCAGTGGACAGAGCCAGAACACCTCCAACCTTTGAACCCTGAACCTTGAACGCTGAACCTTCTAAGATATTTCGGATAACGCATTCTGGCAACGTTCGCAAATCGTCGGTTGAGAGCTATCCGTTCCGACAGTGGTTTCATAGACCCAGCAGCGTTCACATTTTTTGCCTGCTGCGGTTTCAATTTTAATGGCCAGGCCTTCAAGATTTTCACTCACAAAACTGCCGTCCAGTTTTTCGTCCTTGAGCAACGATACGTTTGAAACGATAAAAATAAATCTTAGATCATCCGCATACGGTTCAAGCAGACTGTATAAATTATCATCTACAGAAAGGATAACAGAGGCGTCCAGAGGGTGCCCGATTTGTTTTTTTGCTCGGGCCTCTTCCAGAGCTTTGGTCGTCTCGGCCCGAACTTTCAGAATCGTATCCCATTTTTGAGCCAGCTGATCATCTTTCCAGTTTGGATTGTCCTCGGGCAGGAGGACCAGGTGAACACTTGGAACTTTATCGCTGTGTTCCGGCATGTGGGTCCAGATTTCTTCAGCTGTGAACGGCAGTAGCGGTGCCATCAATCGCACCAATGAATCCAGTAGATAATACATCACCGTCTGCGCGCTTTTGCGAGCTTTAGATTTCGGCGGTGATGTATACAGCCGATCTTTGAGGATATCCAAATAAAATGCCGACAAGTCTAATGTGCAATAATTATGGAGCGCATGATAGATAATATGATATTCATAGCGATCATAGGCCTTAAGCGTTTTTTCAATTATCGCCTGTAGTTTATGCAAGGCAAAACGATCCAACTCCGGCATGTCTTCATAGGGCACCAAATCTGCAGCCGGATCGAAATCAAACAAGTTACCTAGCATGAACCGGCTGGTGTTGCGGATACGCCGATAAGCGTCGCTGAGTTGTTTTAAAATATTCTCAGAGATACGGATATCTTCTCTGTAGTCGGTTGCCGACACCCACAATCGCAGGATTTCAGCACCGTATTTATCAATAACCTCGCTGGGCGCAACAACATTTCCCAGCGACTTGGACATTTTGCGACCTTCGGCATCCACCACAAAACCATGGGTTAATACGGCTTTGTAAGGGGCCTGTTTTCGAGTACCCACAGCCGTCAGCAACGAACTGTGAAACCAGCCTCGGTGCTGATCGCTTCCCTCTAAGTATAGATCCGCCGGCCATTGCAAATCTGCTCTGGGTTCGAGCACTGCTGCGTGACTGACGCCTGAATCAAACCATACGTCAAGAATGTCATTTTCTTTGACAAAAGACTTGCCGCCGCATCCGGCACAGGCCACATCACCGGGAAGAAAATCGGAAATATCTTTTTCAAACCAGATATCGGCACCGTGCTGCTCGAATTGAGAATAGACTTCGCGCATAACGTCTTCATCCAATAGAATCGTTTCACAATCTTGACAGTAAAAGACCGTGATCGGAACCCCCCAGGCGCGTTGTCGTGAAACACACCAATCCGGTCGATTTTCAATCATGCCGTAAATGCGTTCGCGACCCCAGTGCGGAATCCATGTGACGGTATCAATAGCGGCCAGGGAATTTTGCCTCAGGCCAATCTTGTCCATTGAGATAAACCACTGCGGTGTGGCGCGGAAAATCACCGGCTCCTTGCAGCGCCAGCAATGCGGGTAGTTATGCTCGATATGACCCTCAGCGACCAGCGCGCCCAGATCATTTAGCTTCTTATTGATATTTTTATTGGCATCAAAAACAAATTGCCCTTTGAAAAAGGCAACATCATCGGTAAAACACCCCTGGTCATCTACCGGGGAATAGACATCTAAGCCGTACTTGAGACCGACCTCATGGTCTTCGCGACCGTGACCGGGGGCCGTATGAACGCAACCGGTGCCGGCTTCCAGAGTGACATGATCTCCCAGAATGATAAGCGAATCCCGATCGACCATCGGATGGCGACAGCGCTTGTTCTCCAACGCTTGCGAGTCAATCTCGGCAATGACCTCATAATCTGAGATTCCAAAGGTTTGCATACAATAATCCATCAACTCACGCGCCAGAATAAAGACCGAATCGTTTCCGACATCAACGGCCACGTACTCAAACTCTGGGTGCAGCGCAATGGCTAAGTTGGCCGGAAGCGTCCAGGGCGTTGTCGTCCAAATAACGACGTAAACAGATTTGCCGGCCAATGTTGGAAACGCTTTGCCAAGATCATCTTGCAGAATAAATTTTACGAAAATCGATGGAGCGGATTCGTCCTGGTACTCAATTTCCGCCTCAGCAAGTGCGGTCTGACAGGTGAAACACCAATAGATCGGTTTTTTGCTGCGAAACAGGCTTCCATCGCGGGCAAATTTGCCACATTCCCGGGCGATGATTGCCTCATACTGATAGTTCATGGTCAGGTAAGGATTTTCCCAGTCCCCCATTACGCCTAGTCGTTTAAACTCATCGCGCTGGATATCAATGAATTTTTCAGCATATGCCCGGCAAAGCCTGCGA
Coding sequences within:
- the lspA gene encoding signal peptidase II codes for the protein MLNNKYIKLAVIAGGVIALDQISKEIVLRAVPQHTTIPVIDGFFNLTHIYNPGGAFGLMANLSPTLRSIIFLFISSLAVGLIFYFYKKTPRQYVALAAAFALIFGGAIGNLIDRIRFGMVIDFLDFYVGNWHWPAFNIADSAISVGIGIFLYHIIFKKMPE
- a CDS encoding PatB family C-S lyase — translated: MKKDACFDFSLPVERRNTASMKWDKYKDRNIIPLWVADMDFCSPPAVIEALRQRIDHGVFGYTIAPESLKALVVEKLEADYGWTTQPEWQVWLPGLVTGFNVACRAVGQDNDDVMTAIPVYPHFLTAPQNSRRNLIKVPLREKDNQWSFDFDRLEKAITPNTRLFILCNPHNPVGRVFSRDELTTLAAICEKHDIIICSDEIHCELILDDDKNHIPTATLDAAIARRTITLMSPSKTYNLPGLGCAFAVISDKDLRKRFIKATAGIVPHVNVMGYTAAEAAYRGCADWHTQLLDYLRGNRDTVAQAMAAMPTLSMAPVEATYLAWIDVRNADLPTPARFFENAAVGLQDGIEFGGPGFVRLNFGCQRQQLEEALARMKQAMDKHIA
- a CDS encoding aldo/keto reductase — translated: MQYRQLGLSGIQISSIIMGLWQAGKEMWVGIDDQETIRAIRAAYEAGMTTFDTAEAYGKGHSEKILASAISDHRNQVIYATKVFANHLKHDQVLAACERSLKNLQTDYIDLYQIHWPSDSFGFKPVPISETMKAMNLLKEQGKIRSIGVSNFSRSQLQEALQYGRIDSLQPPYSLFWRHIEKDLMPFCADNHITVLAYSSMAQGFLTGRFGPGHKFEKGDVRAKNRLFQPDMYARVQEALSRLEPLAKQHNVTLGQLALGWVISHAGTCAIAGARNAHQAIDNAAAGALILSQQDLAKIDEIGRGVTDYLDDNPVMWDF
- a CDS encoding acyl-CoA dehydrogenase family protein — encoded protein: MTTGENVDFYQIDTLLSKEEKTIRGIVRAFVDQECMPVIAEHFDKATFPVQLIPRMAELGLLGVHVDGHRCKPRSHAVYGLICQELSRCDSGLRAMFSVQNSLVMFPIYQFGSEKQRKKWLPKMARGNIIGCFGLSEPGYGSNPSGMETWAQKTKNGYVLNGKKMWITNGTMAKVAIIWAKYEGEIRGFLVESDRPGFRATAIQRKFSYRTSPTALIDLKDCRVDADSILPNANGLKSIFECLNFARYGVACGAVGSAIACYQTARQFALERQVFDRAIAGYQLVQDRLARMLIEITKAQLINFHLGRLLDAHQARPAQISLAKMNNVQEAIKIARIARDILGARGILADHHVIRHLCDLEAISALEGTSSMHTLVLGQEITGISAFT
- a CDS encoding ATPase P, producing MLEINIPGHKTLQLKHIVLDYNGTIACDGALIAGVSENLTSLADTLQVHVLTADTFGNVHDNLEGLDCRLSILAPDAQDMGKLNYIKALGIDHVVCVGNGRNDRLMLKEAALGITVILQEGAAAGTVAAADIVCSDIVSALQLLQHPLRLIATLRS
- a CDS encoding J domain-containing protein, producing the protein MYLARKTIEGVLHYYIRESYWDGQHYVSRDLFDLGTNPGEHIIYPGGNAFYVDPDIEDHLEGLGVSTPADDLEDIFWPFLNPRIQHALEHFRNRGKRSQQVRVPSGAPAKTKLQVHIFDKRRLHYLKFGRMEQGYLWLVPHKVFNVLRHKSRDEIEQQFIHMERQLNPREYKAYSYVIFDINRFFAESFAAKKPQFLKQKDIDDYFIAEICKLNGDPDFWAGMAFDGWLHEYLVRYLFMFFDFDFAPRSWVEDYIRNFINSRRFHQSPSRDNTVSMKDASSIFNETEDTLQKLNRQELSRLFRRRARALHPDQGGDQEKFVELTRAYDALLRTKKD
- a CDS encoding PhzF family phenazine biosynthesis protein — encoded protein: MKQDIFQVDAFTDTPFAGNPAGVCVLSQAVDETWMQQVANEMNLSETAFLVEQDDGYHLRWFTPAVEVELCGHATLASAHILWEQGFLPADSPARFYTQSGLLSAVRKDSWIEMDFPAEPEKPADFPQEVFKAFGADALYVGKNRFDYLLEFASADTVRNMAPNFSMLNEISGRGFIVTSRSDKETCDFISRFFAPAAGINEDPVTGSAHCCLGPYWADKLNLNELTGYQASARGGVVKVRVGGDRVYLIGQAVTVMQATLF